From a region of the Janthinobacterium sp. 61 genome:
- a CDS encoding two-component system response regulator — protein sequence MRAPASKPTILVVDDTPDNIDLLRAVLEDDYRTKIAVNGERALKIAAGGDQPDLILLDIMMPGMSGYDVCRALKADPATAGIPVIFVTAMSEVADEQLGLALGAVDYITKPISAPIVLARIRTQLAMKQMQDFLRDQNQYLETEVERRVQEVKALQDVTIHAMASLAETRDSETGNHIRRTSHYLKALAEKVRGLPRFRDFLTDKNIELLFKTAPLHDIGKVGIPDHILLKPGRFEPHEMAIMKTHTTLGRDAILAAEHELGIEVDFLKYAKEIAYSHHEKWDGSGYPQGLAGEAIPISARLMALADVYDALISRRIYKQGMEHAQAVQIIVDGRGSHFDAEIVDAFLEIQEQFIAISDRYADGVCEIADKQRQIAPFAENIS from the coding sequence ATGAGAGCGCCGGCAAGCAAGCCAACCATCCTGGTGGTCGACGACACGCCAGACAATATCGACCTGCTGCGCGCGGTGCTGGAAGACGATTATCGCACCAAGATCGCCGTCAATGGCGAGCGCGCCCTGAAGATCGCCGCCGGCGGCGATCAGCCCGACCTGATCCTGCTCGACATCATGATGCCGGGCATGAGCGGCTACGATGTGTGCCGCGCGCTGAAGGCCGATCCCGCCACGGCCGGCATACCCGTGATTTTCGTGACCGCCATGAGCGAAGTGGCCGACGAGCAGCTGGGCCTGGCCCTGGGCGCCGTCGACTACATCACCAAGCCGATTTCGGCGCCCATCGTGCTGGCGCGCATCAGGACGCAGCTGGCGATGAAGCAGATGCAGGATTTTTTGCGCGACCAGAACCAGTACCTGGAAACGGAAGTGGAGCGCCGCGTGCAGGAGGTCAAGGCGCTGCAGGACGTCACCATCCACGCCATGGCCTCGCTGGCCGAGACGCGCGACAGCGAGACGGGCAACCATATCCGCCGCACCTCGCACTACCTGAAGGCACTGGCCGAGAAAGTGCGCGGCTTGCCGCGTTTCCGCGATTTTTTGACGGACAAGAATATCGAACTGCTGTTCAAGACGGCGCCGCTGCACGATATCGGCAAGGTGGGCATCCCCGATCATATCCTGCTCAAGCCAGGGCGTTTCGAACCGCACGAAATGGCCATCATGAAGACGCACACCACGCTGGGACGCGACGCCATCCTGGCGGCCGAACACGAGCTGGGCATCGAAGTCGATTTCCTCAAGTATGCAAAGGAGATCGCCTACAGCCACCACGAGAAATGGGATGGCAGCGGCTACCCGCAGGGGCTGGCTGGCGAAGCCATCCCGATTTCGGCGCGCCTGATGGCGCTGGCCGACGTGTATGACGCCCTGATCAGCCGTCGCATCTACAAGCAGGGCATGGAGCATGCGCAGGCCGTGCAGATCATCGTCGATGGGCGCGGCTCGCATTTTGACGCCGAGATCGTCGACGCCTTCCTGGAAATCCAGGAGCAGTTCATCGCCATCTCCGACCGCTATGCCGACGGCGTGTGCGAGATCGCCGACAAGCAGCGGCAGATCGCGCCCTTCGCCGAAAACATCAGCTGA
- a CDS encoding PHB depolymerase family esterase gives MKLPLNMLAHMRAATRNLMGQGPAAATAAIQQALSAAGLAPTAASTPAPPMRDINPPPTPAQARAEQSQAAAAPETPAAPPTPAQAAQDFAQDFMARLGVPAGLGQHGFDMPSFDLPNFHTPGFNAPGITPVEIPAGAQFIDGVYRNHAGTRSYKLYIPSSYHGQAMPLIVMLHGCTQNPDDFAAGTQMNALAEEKECFVVYPAQTQGANSSRCWNWFNAIDQQRDQGEPSLIAGIAQQVIDDYPVNEREVFVAGLSAGGAMAVIVGTLYPDLFAAVGVHSGLPFASAQDLPSALAAMKGGAMPNAQRKAPAGGVPIIVFHGDRDTTVNPRNGDELIAQGVRSQAGGKAARADSIDGSVPNGHRYTRTTHSQADGSPLGEHWVIHGAGHAWSGGSGSGSYTDGKGPDASREMLRFFKTVS, from the coding sequence ATGAAACTACCACTCAACATGTTGGCGCACATGCGCGCCGCAACCCGCAATCTGATGGGCCAAGGTCCCGCCGCCGCCACCGCAGCCATCCAGCAGGCGCTGTCTGCCGCCGGTCTGGCGCCGACGGCAGCGTCCACGCCAGCGCCTCCCATGCGTGATATCAATCCCCCGCCGACACCAGCGCAGGCCAGGGCCGAGCAGTCGCAAGCTGCCGCCGCGCCAGAGACGCCTGCCGCGCCACCCACGCCCGCGCAGGCGGCGCAGGACTTCGCGCAGGATTTCATGGCGCGCCTGGGCGTGCCCGCCGGCCTGGGCCAGCACGGCTTCGACATGCCCAGCTTCGACCTGCCGAATTTCCACACGCCCGGATTCAACGCGCCGGGCATCACGCCGGTGGAAATACCCGCTGGCGCGCAGTTCATCGACGGTGTGTACCGCAACCATGCGGGCACGCGTTCGTACAAACTGTATATCCCGAGCAGCTACCACGGCCAGGCCATGCCGCTGATCGTCATGCTGCACGGCTGTACGCAAAATCCCGACGATTTCGCCGCCGGTACACAGATGAACGCGCTGGCCGAAGAAAAGGAATGTTTTGTCGTCTACCCGGCGCAAACGCAGGGCGCCAACAGTTCACGCTGCTGGAACTGGTTCAATGCCATCGACCAGCAGCGCGACCAGGGCGAACCATCGCTGATCGCCGGCATCGCCCAGCAAGTCATCGACGACTACCCGGTGAATGAACGCGAAGTGTTCGTCGCCGGCTTGTCGGCGGGGGGCGCCATGGCCGTCATCGTCGGCACCCTGTACCCGGACTTGTTCGCCGCCGTCGGCGTGCATTCGGGCCTGCCCTTCGCCTCAGCTCAGGACTTGCCGTCGGCGCTGGCAGCCATGAAGGGCGGCGCCATGCCCAATGCCCAGCGCAAGGCGCCGGCGGGGGGCGTGCCCATCATCGTCTTCCATGGCGACCGCGACACCACCGTCAACCCGCGCAACGGCGATGAACTGATCGCCCAGGGCGTGCGCAGCCAGGCGGGCGGCAAAGCTGCCAGGGCCGACTCCATCGATGGCAGCGTGCCGAATGGCCACCGCTACACGCGCACCACGCACAGCCAGGCGGACGGCTCACCGCTGGGTGAACACTGGGTCATCCACGGCGCCGGCCATGCCTGGTCCGGCGGCAGCGGCAGCGGAAGTTATACCGACGGCAAAGGCCCGGACGCCAGCCGAGAGATGCTGCGCTTTTTCAAAACCGTCAGCTGA
- a CDS encoding CopG family transcriptional regulator, whose translation MAKQDSKPKIGESEKITINLGLIDLGQIDLLVQEGFYSNRTDLIRTAIRNQLGIHADVVRQTVARKSLVLGMQHYSRADLEAIQAAGQRLQIQVLGLASIASDVSVELALATIESIFVLGALHASTVVKTALAGRIH comes from the coding sequence ATGGCCAAGCAAGACAGCAAGCCCAAAATTGGGGAATCCGAGAAAATCACGATCAATCTCGGTCTAATCGACCTGGGGCAGATCGATCTGCTGGTCCAGGAGGGATTTTATTCCAACCGCACGGATCTGATCCGTACGGCCATACGCAACCAGCTGGGTATCCACGCCGACGTGGTGAGACAAACCGTCGCCCGTAAAAGCCTGGTATTGGGCATGCAGCATTATTCGCGCGCCGACCTGGAAGCGATCCAGGCAGCCGGCCAGCGCCTGCAGATACAGGTGCTGGGACTGGCCAGCATCGCCAGCGACGTCTCCGTGGAATTGGCACTGGCCACCATCGAGTCGATCTTCGTATTAGGTGCCCTGCATGCCAGCACCGTCGTCAAGACGGCGCTCGCAGGGCGAATTCACTAG
- a CDS encoding DUF1289 domain-containing protein — translation MMVDTLPAVPPPLPSPVPSPCVSLCKMNRNSGLCEGCMRTLDEIIAWSKADDDFKRAVWAELPGRESLLDFEPDY, via the coding sequence ATGATGGTCGATACCCTGCCAGCCGTTCCGCCCCCCCTGCCGTCACCGGTACCGTCGCCCTGTGTCAGCCTGTGCAAGATGAATCGCAACAGCGGCTTGTGCGAAGGCTGCATGCGTACGCTCGACGAGATCATCGCCTGGAGCAAGGCTGACGACGACTTCAAGCGCGCCGTATGGGCCGAATTGCCGGGACGCGAATCTTTGCTCGACTTCGAGCCCGACTACTGA
- a CDS encoding MBL fold metallo-hydrolase: MPRSPALFPDSIQVFERGWLSSNNILFKGRDDTALIDSGYVTHAPQTLALLRHSLQGRPLDRLFNTHLHSDHCGGNALLQAAYGCQTAIPVSEADKVRSWDVDALSFQATGQQCPRFGFDATVSPGDILTLADLRWQALGAPGHDPHSLIFYCADEGILISADALWENGFGVIFPELDGRSGFSEARATLDLIASLDVRVVIPGHGRPFQDAAGALQRAYSRLDYLSSDPVRNAQNAVKVLLKFLLLERQRIAIAAIPALLRGMPIFVEANRRFLRQEAVALAEWTVAQLCRAAAARVEGEYLLNEG, from the coding sequence ATGCCGCGATCGCCAGCGCTGTTCCCCGATTCCATTCAGGTGTTCGAACGCGGCTGGCTGTCGTCAAACAACATCCTGTTCAAGGGCCGGGATGACACGGCCCTGATCGACAGCGGCTATGTCACGCATGCGCCGCAAACACTGGCCTTGCTGCGCCATAGCTTGCAAGGGCGACCGCTGGACCGCCTGTTCAACACCCATCTGCACTCCGACCATTGCGGCGGCAACGCACTGCTGCAAGCCGCATACGGCTGCCAGACGGCGATTCCCGTCTCGGAAGCGGACAAGGTACGCAGCTGGGATGTCGATGCCCTCAGTTTCCAGGCCACGGGCCAGCAATGTCCGCGCTTCGGCTTTGACGCTACTGTTTCGCCCGGCGACATCTTGACCCTGGCCGACCTGCGCTGGCAGGCACTGGGCGCGCCCGGCCATGATCCGCATTCATTGATCTTTTATTGTGCCGACGAGGGCATCCTCATTTCCGCCGACGCTCTGTGGGAAAACGGCTTCGGCGTGATCTTCCCTGAGCTAGACGGCCGCTCCGGTTTCAGCGAGGCGCGCGCCACCCTGGATCTGATCGCCAGCCTGGACGTGCGCGTCGTCATTCCCGGCCACGGACGACCGTTCCAGGACGCCGCCGGCGCCCTGCAGCGCGCCTATTCGCGCCTCGACTACCTGTCCTCCGATCCCGTGCGCAATGCGCAGAATGCCGTCAAGGTGCTACTGAAATTTTTGCTGCTGGAGCGTCAGCGCATCGCCATCGCCGCAATACCAGCGCTGTTGCGCGGCATGCCCATCTTCGTAGAGGCCAACCGGCGCTTCCTGCGCCAGGAGGCGGTCGCGCTGGCCGAGTGGACCGTCGCGCAGCTATGTAGAGCCGCAGCGGCGCGTGTTGAGGGTGAGTACTTGCTTAACGAGGGCTGA
- a CDS encoding nitronate monooxygenase family protein, with amino-acid sequence MALPVALQNLSLPVIASPMFIASGPALVAAQCKAGIVGSFPALNARPAELLDTWLTDLQAELAAFQAANPDKKVGPIAVNQIVHQSNDRLAHDVEVCVKHRIPIIISSLRAPPKEMLDAIHSYGGIVLHDVISIRHAKKALEAGVDGLILVASGAGGHAGTLSPFALVGEVRKFFDGPLALSGSIATGDAVLAAQAMGADFAYIGSRWLATKESNVSDGYRDAIVESAASDIVYTNLFTGVHGNYLKKSIVAAGLDPEALPEADKSSMNFGSGSAKAWRDIWGAGQGVGLMDDVPSVEEMVARLKAEYDAARARLKL; translated from the coding sequence ATGGCATTGCCTGTTGCGTTGCAAAACCTCTCCTTACCCGTTATCGCTTCGCCGATGTTCATCGCCAGCGGCCCGGCCCTCGTCGCGGCGCAGTGCAAGGCCGGCATCGTCGGTTCCTTTCCTGCGCTGAACGCGCGTCCCGCCGAATTGCTCGACACCTGGCTCACGGATTTGCAAGCCGAACTGGCCGCCTTCCAGGCCGCCAATCCGGATAAAAAAGTGGGACCGATCGCCGTCAACCAGATCGTGCACCAGTCGAACGACCGCCTGGCGCATGACGTGGAAGTGTGCGTGAAACACCGGATACCCATCATCATTTCCTCGCTGCGCGCGCCGCCCAAGGAAATGCTCGACGCCATCCACAGCTATGGCGGCATCGTGCTGCACGATGTGATCTCGATCCGCCATGCGAAAAAGGCGCTGGAGGCGGGTGTCGACGGCTTGATACTGGTGGCCAGCGGCGCTGGCGGCCATGCGGGCACCCTGTCGCCGTTCGCGCTGGTGGGCGAAGTGCGCAAATTCTTTGACGGTCCGCTGGCGCTGTCGGGCTCCATTGCCACGGGCGACGCCGTGCTGGCCGCACAAGCCATGGGTGCTGATTTTGCCTACATCGGCTCGCGCTGGCTGGCGACCAAGGAATCGAACGTGAGCGACGGTTACCGCGACGCCATCGTTGAATCCGCCGCATCGGATATCGTCTACACGAACCTGTTTACGGGCGTGCACGGGAATTATCTGAAAAAATCGATTGTCGCGGCCGGACTCGATCCGGAAGCCTTGCCCGAAGCGGACAAGAGTTCGATGAATTTTGGCTCCGGCAGCGCCAAGGCCTGGCGCGACATCTGGGGCGCGGGCCAAGGCGTGGGCTTGATGGATGACGTGCCTAGCGTAGAAGAGATGGTGGCGCGCCTGAAGGCCGAATACGATGCGGCGCGCGCGCGGCTGAAGCTGTAA
- a CDS encoding hypoxanthine-guanine phosphoribosyltransferase: MQEFHHNRARDLIKNAELLFDQDTVQASITRMADVLNTRFNAEDSKEFPLVLGVMGGAVVFTGNLLPQLSFPLEFDYIHVSRYGDDDKGGEVVWKVIPRSNVAGRTVIVLDDILDEGETLAHVKQRLLDMGASEVILAVFADKAIGKKKPVQADIVGLVIPNRFVVGFGMDAYGYWRNLPGLWAIKPEDLKQE, encoded by the coding sequence ATGCAAGAATTTCATCACAACCGTGCCCGTGACCTGATCAAGAACGCGGAATTGCTGTTCGACCAAGATACCGTGCAGGCGTCGATCACGCGCATGGCCGATGTACTCAACACGCGCTTCAACGCGGAGGATTCCAAGGAATTCCCTCTGGTGCTGGGCGTGATGGGCGGCGCCGTCGTCTTCACGGGCAACCTGCTGCCGCAACTGAGCTTCCCGCTCGAATTCGACTACATCCATGTGAGCCGCTACGGCGACGACGACAAGGGTGGCGAAGTGGTGTGGAAAGTCATCCCCCGTTCGAACGTGGCGGGCCGCACCGTCATCGTGCTCGACGATATTCTCGACGAAGGCGAAACCCTGGCGCACGTCAAGCAGCGTTTGCTGGACATGGGCGCCTCGGAAGTCATCCTGGCCGTGTTTGCAGACAAAGCCATCGGGAAGAAAAAGCCCGTGCAGGCGGACATCGTCGGCCTGGTGATCCCGAACCGCTTCGTCGTCGGCTTCGGCATGGATGCATACGGCTACTGGCGCAACCTGCCAGGCCTGTGGGCCATCAAGCCCGAGGATTTGAAGCAGGAGTGA
- a CDS encoding phenylacetate--CoA ligase family protein produces the protein MTDTLDSLEARAPEARERELMAGLPQLIARAQKAPGWARILDGVNAADITSRTALAQLPVTRKSDLKQLQQDALPFGGLNTTPKNALARVFVSPGPIFDPEGSGPDWWRFARPMYAAGVRAGGLLQNCFSYHFTPAAFMVEGGAARIGCTVIPAGIGQTEMQVQAMVDLKPDTYIGTPSFLKLIIEKAREMGADISSVTKALMGAEALPESLRSWFAENGVPHVFQTYASADIGSIAYETASNGKLNPGMVVDENVLLEIVHPGSGIPVGPGEVGEVVVTVFNADYPLIRFATGDLSAVLMDAPDSPCGRTNTRIKGWMGRADQTTKVRAMFVHPSQVHEIARRHPQIRKARLVVSGRMANDEMALHCEVDDPLDASGVEAIIGSIRELTKLRGDVVLVAVGSLAQDGKVIDDMRDYK, from the coding sequence ATGACCGATACGCTCGACAGTCTGGAAGCACGCGCCCCCGAAGCGCGCGAACGCGAATTGATGGCCGGCCTGCCGCAGCTTATCGCGCGCGCGCAAAAGGCGCCGGGCTGGGCCCGCATCCTCGATGGCGTCAACGCGGCCGACATCACCAGCCGTACCGCATTGGCGCAACTGCCCGTCACGCGCAAGTCCGACCTCAAGCAGTTGCAGCAAGATGCCTTGCCGTTCGGCGGCTTGAATACGACGCCGAAGAACGCCCTGGCACGCGTGTTTGTCTCGCCCGGTCCCATCTTTGATCCGGAAGGCTCAGGCCCGGACTGGTGGCGCTTCGCGCGGCCCATGTATGCGGCCGGCGTGCGCGCCGGCGGCCTGCTGCAGAACTGTTTTTCGTATCATTTCACACCAGCCGCCTTTATGGTCGAAGGGGGCGCCGCACGCATCGGCTGTACCGTCATCCCGGCCGGCATCGGCCAGACGGAAATGCAGGTGCAGGCGATGGTCGACTTGAAGCCAGACACCTACATCGGCACGCCGTCATTCCTGAAACTGATCATCGAAAAGGCGCGCGAGATGGGCGCCGACATCAGCAGTGTCACCAAGGCCCTGATGGGAGCGGAAGCCTTGCCCGAATCCTTGCGCAGCTGGTTTGCCGAGAACGGCGTGCCGCACGTGTTCCAGACCTATGCCTCGGCCGATATCGGCAGCATCGCCTATGAAACGGCCAGCAATGGCAAGCTCAATCCGGGCATGGTCGTTGACGAAAACGTGCTGCTTGAAATCGTCCATCCGGGCAGCGGCATTCCCGTCGGGCCGGGTGAAGTGGGTGAAGTCGTCGTCACCGTCTTCAATGCCGACTATCCGCTGATCCGCTTCGCCACGGGCGATCTGTCGGCCGTGCTGATGGACGCGCCGGATTCGCCGTGCGGGCGCACGAATACGCGCATCAAAGGCTGGATGGGACGCGCCGACCAGACCACCAAGGTGCGCGCCATGTTCGTGCATCCGTCGCAGGTGCATGAAATCGCGCGCCGCCATCCGCAAATCAGAAAAGCGCGGCTGGTGGTGTCTGGCCGCATGGCCAACGACGAGATGGCTTTGCATTGCGAAGTCGACGATCCGCTTGACGCCAGCGGCGTGGAAGCCATCATCGGCTCGATCCGCGAACTGACCAAGCTTCGCGGCGATGTGGTGCTGGTGGCCGTGGGCAGCCTGGCGCAGGATGGCAAGGTCATTGACGACATGCGCGATTACAAATAA
- a CDS encoding MmcQ/YjbR family DNA-binding protein, with the protein MDLERAKQVCRAFPGATEDIKWTNVLAFSVGGRLFALCGAEAHSTRGMSFKVDAERFLELTDRPGIRPAPYLARAKWVHIASPDALDDGEMAALLQRSYSLIFTGLTKKMQRDIGESAT; encoded by the coding sequence ATGGACCTGGAACGAGCGAAGCAGGTGTGCCGCGCCTTTCCCGGCGCGACAGAAGACATCAAATGGACGAACGTGCTGGCGTTTTCCGTCGGTGGCCGACTGTTCGCGCTGTGCGGCGCAGAAGCACACAGCACGCGCGGCATGAGCTTCAAGGTCGATGCGGAACGCTTCCTGGAATTGACGGACCGCCCCGGCATCCGCCCGGCGCCGTACCTGGCGCGGGCCAAGTGGGTGCATATCGCCAGCCCCGACGCACTCGACGACGGGGAAATGGCGGCCCTGCTGCAGCGCTCATACAGCCTGATTTTTACGGGGCTGACGAAAAAAATGCAACGTGACATTGGAGAATCAGCAACATGA
- a CDS encoding ABC transporter ATP-binding protein, whose product MTPTATQTPDTPPPYLSVNNIEVIYDHVILVLKGVSLQVPQGKIVALLGANGAGKSTTLKTISTLLRGERGDVTKGEVQFKGERVDQLTPNELVKRGLSQVMEGRHCFGHLTIEENLLTGAYTRSLSRGELKDALEKVYHYFPRLKTRRSSQAGYTSGGEQQMCAIGRALMAKPSMILLDEPSMGIAPQIVEEIFGIVKDLNHKENVSFLLAEQNTNVALRYADFGYILENGRVVMEGQAQELASNEDVKEFYLGVSSAGRKSFRDMKFYRRRKRWLA is encoded by the coding sequence ATGACACCCACTGCCACGCAAACACCAGACACCCCACCGCCCTACCTGTCGGTGAACAATATCGAAGTCATCTACGACCACGTGATCCTGGTCCTGAAGGGCGTGTCACTGCAAGTGCCGCAAGGCAAGATCGTGGCGCTCCTGGGCGCCAACGGCGCCGGCAAGTCGACCACCCTGAAAACCATCTCGACCCTGCTGCGCGGCGAACGCGGCGACGTCACCAAGGGCGAGGTCCAGTTCAAGGGCGAACGCGTGGATCAATTGACGCCGAATGAACTGGTCAAGCGGGGCCTGTCGCAAGTGATGGAAGGACGCCACTGTTTCGGCCACCTGACCATCGAGGAAAACCTCTTGACGGGCGCCTACACGCGCAGCCTGTCGCGCGGCGAGCTGAAAGACGCGCTGGAGAAGGTGTACCACTATTTCCCGCGCCTGAAAACACGGCGCAGCAGCCAGGCCGGTTATACCTCGGGCGGCGAGCAGCAGATGTGCGCCATTGGCCGTGCCCTGATGGCCAAGCCGTCGATGATTTTATTGGACGAACCCTCGATGGGCATCGCGCCCCAGATCGTCGAAGAGATATTCGGCATCGTCAAGGACCTGAACCACAAGGAAAACGTGTCGTTCCTGCTGGCCGAGCAGAACACCAACGTGGCGCTGCGCTACGCCGACTTCGGCTACATCCTGGAAAACGGACGGGTCGTGATGGAGGGACAAGCCCAGGAACTGGCCAGCAACGAAGACGTCAAGGAATTTTATCTGGGCGTCTCCAGCGCCGGACGCAAGAGCTTCCGCGACATGAAGTTCTACCGCCGCCGCAAGCGCTGGCTGGCCTGA
- a CDS encoding ABC transporter substrate-binding protein, with product MKHIKSLMLAAAIASAALTMAGSAQAQDKEQYIALPSYRVGPYAAGGSGFYGGIIDYFNLVNQAGGVNGVKISWEECETEYNPSRGVECYERLKTKQGGATLVETLSTGVAYGILDRVAQDKIPMTMIGYGRSDAANGKVFPYVYPLISSYWSQAAAMIKYLGDKDGGMDKLKGKKIVHLYHDSAFGKEPLPVLEALSKQYGFELVKIPVAPPGSEQQSQWLQIRQAKPDHVILWGWGVMNSVAIKTAQRNGFPRDKMLGVWWAGSEEDTIPSGDAAKGYTAMTFNTPGNYPVLDDIRKKLYASGKGNLSDQSRIGSVYHMRGVTAGILWVEAIRVAQEKFGKGKPVTGEQMRWGLENLNVDDARQKAVGALGMFPTVKTSCDDHEGSGAVKVQQWDGKKWTAITPKWIVGDKALVRKLVDESSGKYAEEKKITPACMK from the coding sequence ATGAAACACATCAAATCGCTCATGCTGGCCGCCGCCATCGCCAGTGCAGCACTCACCATGGCCGGCAGCGCGCAGGCGCAGGACAAGGAACAGTACATCGCCCTGCCGTCCTACCGCGTAGGTCCTTACGCGGCCGGCGGTTCCGGTTTCTACGGCGGCATCATCGATTACTTCAACCTGGTCAACCAGGCCGGCGGCGTCAATGGCGTCAAGATCAGCTGGGAAGAATGCGAAACCGAATACAACCCTTCGCGCGGCGTCGAATGCTATGAACGCCTGAAAACCAAGCAGGGCGGCGCCACTTTGGTCGAAACCCTCTCCACAGGCGTCGCCTACGGCATTCTGGACCGCGTGGCGCAAGACAAGATCCCCATGACGATGATCGGCTACGGCCGCTCGGACGCCGCCAACGGCAAGGTCTTCCCCTACGTCTATCCGCTGATCTCCAGCTACTGGAGCCAGGCCGCTGCCATGATCAAATACCTGGGCGACAAGGATGGCGGCATGGACAAGCTGAAAGGGAAAAAAATCGTCCACCTGTACCACGATTCGGCCTTTGGCAAGGAGCCGCTGCCTGTGCTCGAAGCCCTGTCGAAACAGTACGGCTTCGAGCTGGTGAAAATTCCCGTCGCGCCGCCAGGCAGCGAACAGCAATCGCAATGGCTGCAAATCCGCCAGGCCAAGCCGGACCACGTGATCCTGTGGGGCTGGGGCGTGATGAACTCCGTTGCCATCAAGACGGCGCAGCGCAACGGCTTCCCGCGCGACAAGATGCTGGGCGTCTGGTGGGCCGGCTCCGAGGAAGACACGATTCCATCGGGTGACGCGGCCAAGGGCTACACGGCGATGACATTCAATACGCCAGGCAACTACCCCGTGCTCGACGACATCCGCAAAAAACTCTACGCGTCCGGCAAGGGCAACCTGTCCGACCAGTCGCGCATCGGCTCCGTCTACCACATGCGCGGCGTGACGGCCGGCATTCTGTGGGTGGAAGCGATCCGCGTGGCGCAGGAAAAATTCGGCAAGGGCAAGCCGGTCACGGGCGAGCAAATGCGCTGGGGCCTGGAAAACCTGAATGTTGACGACGCGCGCCAGAAGGCCGTCGGCGCGCTGGGCATGTTCCCCACCGTGAAGACCAGCTGCGACGATCATGAAGGTTCGGGCGCCGTGAAGGTGCAGCAGTGGGATGGCAAGAAATGGACTGCCATCACGCCAAAGTGGATCGTCGGCGACAAGGCCCTGGTGCGCAAGCTGGTCGATGAATCGTCAGGCAAGTATGCCGAAGAGAAGAAGATCACGCCGGCGTGCATGAAGTAA
- a CDS encoding branched-chain amino acid ABC transporter permease, whose protein sequence is MIYREAGQFKTSYQADNQIFPIRQDRLALTATLLVAVFLLPYFASPYMLSAILIPFLIFALAALGLNILTGYAGQLSLGTAAFMAVGAFASYNFMARLPGLPLLVSFILGGLCAAMVGIAFGLPSLRIRGFYLAASTLATQFFVVWCLTKIPYLTNYSSSGVITVQKMTILGYQFDTPQSKYLLVLAIVAGMALLAKNMIRSNVGRSWMAVRDMDMAAEVIGFRLMRTKLLAFAVSSFYCGVAGALYAYAYLGTVEPEAYNLDLSFRILFMIIIGGVGSILGSFLGAAFIVLLPVFLNTIAHGLALPTSVASNLELMVFGALIIFFLIVEPHGLARLWQIAKEKLRLWPFPH, encoded by the coding sequence ATGATTTACCGTGAAGCAGGACAATTCAAGACCAGCTACCAGGCTGACAACCAGATTTTCCCGATCCGCCAGGACCGCCTGGCGCTGACGGCCACGCTGCTTGTCGCCGTCTTCCTCCTGCCGTATTTTGCCTCGCCCTACATGTTGTCGGCGATCCTGATTCCCTTCCTGATCTTCGCGCTGGCGGCACTGGGCCTGAACATCCTGACCGGCTACGCAGGCCAGTTGTCGCTGGGCACGGCCGCCTTCATGGCCGTGGGGGCATTTGCCTCGTATAACTTCATGGCCCGCCTGCCTGGATTACCACTTCTGGTGTCGTTCATCCTGGGCGGCCTGTGCGCGGCCATGGTGGGCATCGCCTTCGGCCTGCCCTCCCTGCGCATCCGCGGCTTTTATCTGGCCGCCTCCACGCTGGCGACGCAGTTTTTCGTCGTCTGGTGCCTGACCAAGATCCCGTACCTGACCAACTACAGCTCCTCGGGTGTGATCACGGTACAGAAAATGACCATCCTCGGCTACCAGTTCGATACGCCGCAAAGCAAATACCTGCTGGTACTGGCTATCGTGGCCGGCATGGCGTTGCTGGCCAAGAACATGATCCGTTCGAACGTGGGCCGCTCGTGGATGGCCGTACGCGACATGGACATGGCCGCCGAGGTGATCGGTTTTCGCCTGATGCGCACCAAGCTGCTGGCTTTCGCCGTCAGCTCGTTTTACTGCGGCGTGGCGGGCGCCCTGTATGCGTATGCCTACCTGGGCACGGTGGAACCGGAAGCGTACAACCTGGATCTGTCCTTCCGCATCCTGTTCATGATCATCATCGGCGGCGTCGGCTCCATTCTCGGCTCCTTCCTGGGCGCGGCTTTCATCGTACTGCTGCCCGTCTTCCTGAACACCATCGCGCATGGTCTGGCACTGCCGACCAGCGTGGCCTCGAACCTGGAACTGATGGTGTTCGGCGCGCTGATCATCTTCTTCCTGATCGTCGAACCGCACGGCCTGGCCAGGCTGTGGCAGATCGCGAAGGAGAAATTGCGCCTCTGGCCTTTCCCGCACTAA